The nucleotide sequence GCTCCTCGATGCCGGCCGCGCGGTGGCCGAGACGGATGGCCTGCAGCTGACCTGGGTCCCCGCCGATGCCGAGCACCTGCCGTTCGCCGATGACCAGTTCGACGTCGTGATGTCCTCGATCGGTGTCATGTTCGCGCCGCACCACCAAGCGGCCGCCGACGAATTGGTGCGGGTCTGCCGGACGGGCGGGACGATCGGACTGCTGAGCTGGACTCCGGAGGGCATGATCGGTGACCTGTTCGCGACGATGAAGCCGTTCGCGCCGCCGCCGCCGGCCGGGGTGTCGTCCCCGCCATTGTGGGGCAGCGAGATTCACCTGGATGAGCTCTTCGGCGACCGGGTGACCTTCGGCAGGCGCGAACGGGCCACGTTGGAGATCACGGCGTTCGCCCGCGCCCATGGCTACGGCGAGCACTTCAAGGCCTTCTACGGGCCGACCATCGCAGCGCGCAACAACGCGGAGAAGAACGGACGGGCCGACGAGTTCGATGCGGCGCTCGAGGCCTTCTGCGACAAGTGGAACCGCGGCACGCACGAGCGGGCGCGCTTCGAGAAGGAGTACCTGCTGTCGATCGGCACCAAGAGCTAGGGAACCAGAGCCGGGCGCGTCGGGCGGCGCGAGACCTGATCGTCGTCCGACCTCCCCGAAGTACAAGGAGCCGACTCCGATGGAAACCTTGACCGTGGCCGCCGTCCAAGCCGCGTACGTTCTGATGGACCGCGAGGCGAACCTCGACCGCGTCGAGGCGCTCACCGCGGACGCCGCGAGCCACGGCGCCCAGCTCGTGGTCTTTCCCGAGGCATTCGTGCCCGGCACCCCGATCTGGATCGACACGCGCCCGATCTGGGACGGCGACGACGAGTGGTTCCGCCTCCTGGTGGCCAACGCCGTCGTGGTCGGCTCGCCGCACTGCGATCGCCTGGCGCGGATCGCGGCGACCTACGCCGTCTGGCTCGTGATCGGGATACAGGAGCGGGAGCCGGCCGGGGCCTCGATCTACAACACGGTGCTGTACTTCTCGCCGGCGGGCCAGCTGGTCGGGCGGCACCGCAAGCTGGTGCCCACAGGGTCGGAACGGACAGTCTGGGCACCGGGGGACGGCTCGACGCTTCCGGTTGTCGACACCGGCACGGCACGCATCAGTGGACTGATCTGCTGGGAGAACTACATGCCGCTCGCGCGGTTCCACCTGTACGCGCAGGGCGTGGACGTCTGGCTGGCGCCGACGTTGGCCGTCGGCGACGCATGGATCGCCACGTTGCAGCACCTGGCACGGGAGAACCGGATGTACGTCGTCGGTGTCAACCCGGTGCTGCACGAGGGCATGGTGCCCGCCGACTTTCCGCACCGGGACCGCCTCCTGCCGGAGAGCTTCCTCGCATCGAGCGGGCCGTGGGTCGAGGAGGGCAACAGCGCCATCGTCGGACCCGGCGGCAGCATCCTCGCCGGTCCGGTGCGGGAGCGAGAGCAGACACTCCTGGCCGAGCTGGACCTCGGCCAGGTCGCGTCGGCCCGCCGCCTCATGGATCCGACCGGGCACTACAACCGGCCCGACGTCTTCCGCCTCCTCGTGGACACCTCGCCCCGACCGCCTGTCCAAGCGGCGACCCTCGGCGTGACGGTCCCGGAATGAGCGTCCGCACCTCGGCCGACCCATGACGCGGCGCCGACGATTCGATGAGTGAGCGTGATCGATGCCTCATCGCACGCACGACGGCGGCGCCCTGGTGGATGGGGCGACGGCGTCAGTAGCCTCGGTAGTCCGCCAGCGCCAGCGCCTGCCGGAACTCCTCGACGGAGACGACGCGGCCGTGGTGCGCTTCGAGCAGTGCGGTGAAGGTGGTGATGCCGAGCGCCGCCAGCTTCTCGGCGAAGTCGACGGTGATTGGCATCGCCGGGTTCAGACCCCCGCCGGTGGCCGGCGAGAAGAAGATGTCCGCCTGCCAGACGACGCCCTGGTCGGGGAGGTGAACGATCGTGAGCTCCTCCGAGTGCGCGTTCGGGCCGACGTCGTGGAGCACCATGGTCCGGACGTTGTCGGAGATCACGTGCGTGCCGCGGAAGGCCTCGATCGGCGGGCCGTCGTCCGTGGCGACGTAAGGGTCCGGCGAGATGGTCCGCGGCGCGGGCCGGGCCAGCGTGCGGTAGAACTCGACGTGGCCTGGCGTCGTGAGCACCGTGGCGCCGATCTCGAAGTACGCCCTGGCGCCGCCGCCGTGGTCGCCGTGGGTGTGGCTCGGCACCACGTAGCGCACCGGCTTGTCCGGGAACCGCTCGCGCAGCGCGGCAATGGTCGAGCGGGAGCGGTGGTAATCGTCGGGGCAGTCGGCGACGGCGAGGAAGTCGCCGAACTCGACGACCATGACGCCGTCGGGGTCGAGGTACACGCCGTCGGCGACCTCGCGGAGGCGCTCATCCGGCCGGTCCGGTGCGGGCCTTGGACGGGTGTAGCCGGGCGGCAGCTCGAACCGGTCGTCTTCGACCGCAAGGTCGACGCCGTACTCGAGGTCCAGCTCGCGCACGACCTCGTCGTTGCACCGGTCCGTGCGCTTGGCGGGGAGGACCACCCCGCCGACCCGGCGCCAGTCCGAGTACGCGACACGGTCGGTGACGTCGCCGTACACGCCGTCGCCGCGGACCGACTCGAACCCGTGGACGACACCGGTGCCCGTCTCGACGAGCAGCGTGACGGTGCCGCCGTCGCGCTGGGTCCAGGCCACAGCGTCCATGGGCAGGTCGTCGCGCGTGACGCGGCCCAGCCGGCGCAGGTTGGTGCCGCAGTCCCACGCGTCGATCAGGATGAGCGGCGGGATCCAGCGCGTGGCCAGCGCCCAGGGTCCGGCGGTCTCGCGCCCGGAGTAGGTGGCGATGACCTCGCTGCCGTAGTGGTTGCGGTCGGGCTCCCAGTGCACGCCCTGGTCGCCGCGGACCGCCCAGGCGGCGCCGAACCGGCCGATCCCCGGGTAGGACGTGTAGTTCTCGGCGAACATCCGCTCGCCCTCGCGGTCGACGACGACGCTGCCGCTGGCGGGTTCACGGTCCCACGGCGGGTACGCCTGCCGACTCTGGTTGATCATGGTGCGGTGGCCGGTGTAGTGCAGCGTGACGGTGCGCAGACGGCGGAGGCGATCCTCCCCGCCGGCGACGGCGATCGCCCGTTCCAGCACGGCGCGTGCCTGCTGGACGGAGTGCAGGGTCGAGTCAGCCGGCGCGAATACCATGGCGTCCATGGCCACCCAGCCTGGCACTGTGCGGGGGTGCCGGTCTTGAACGAACACAAGGTGCCCGCAGGCGGCCGCGATCTCTCCGCCGGCGAGTTCTACGGCGAGGTACTGCGCACTCAGGCCGCGTCGCAGTTTGTGCTGTCCGAGATCAGCCATGCGCGCGGCCGGGCACTGCCGACCCACGCGCACAGGGCCGCGTACTTCAGCCTGCTCGTCGACGGGCGCTACGCCGAGCGTTACGACGGCCGGTGCCACGAGTACGAACCGCTGACCGTCTGGTGGCACCGTCCGGGGGTCGTGCACGACGACGCGGTCGGCACCGGTGGCGGCCGGTTCTTCAACGTCGAGCTCACCGCCGGGGGCACACAGCTGCTGGCGCAGGCCGGGCCGTCGCGGCGCGACTTCCACGAGGAGCGGACCCGGGTCGTCTGGCTGGCCTGCCGGCTGCTGCGTGAGCTGCGGCAG is from Jiangella alkaliphila and encodes:
- a CDS encoding MBL fold metallo-hydrolase, yielding MDAMVFAPADSTLHSVQQARAVLERAIAVAGGEDRLRRLRTVTLHYTGHRTMINQSRQAYPPWDREPASGSVVVDREGERMFAENYTSYPGIGRFGAAWAVRGDQGVHWEPDRNHYGSEVIATYSGRETAGPWALATRWIPPLILIDAWDCGTNLRRLGRVTRDDLPMDAVAWTQRDGGTVTLLVETGTGVVHGFESVRGDGVYGDVTDRVAYSDWRRVGGVVLPAKRTDRCNDEVVRELDLEYGVDLAVEDDRFELPPGYTRPRPAPDRPDERLREVADGVYLDPDGVMVVEFGDFLAVADCPDDYHRSRSTIAALRERFPDKPVRYVVPSHTHGDHGGGARAYFEIGATVLTTPGHVEFYRTLARPAPRTISPDPYVATDDGPPIEAFRGTHVISDNVRTMVLHDVGPNAHSEELTIVHLPDQGVVWQADIFFSPATGGGLNPAMPITVDFAEKLAALGITTFTALLEAHHGRVVSVEEFRQALALADYRGY
- a CDS encoding carbon-nitrogen hydrolase family protein, coding for METLTVAAVQAAYVLMDREANLDRVEALTADAASHGAQLVVFPEAFVPGTPIWIDTRPIWDGDDEWFRLLVANAVVVGSPHCDRLARIAATYAVWLVIGIQEREPAGASIYNTVLYFSPAGQLVGRHRKLVPTGSERTVWAPGDGSTLPVVDTGTARISGLICWENYMPLARFHLYAQGVDVWLAPTLAVGDAWIATLQHLARENRMYVVGVNPVLHEGMVPADFPHRDRLLPESFLASSGPWVEEGNSAIVGPGGSILAGPVREREQTLLAELDLGQVASARRLMDPTGHYNRPDVFRLLVDTSPRPPVQAATLGVTVPE
- a CDS encoding class I SAM-dependent methyltransferase; amino-acid sequence: MSSTVSDQELKSRHRAMWASGDYPQMVTTFLLPLGPRLVDACGIGAGDRVLDVASGTGNAAIPAARKGADVTASDLTPELLDAGRAVAETDGLQLTWVPADAEHLPFADDQFDVVMSSIGVMFAPHHQAAADELVRVCRTGGTIGLLSWTPEGMIGDLFATMKPFAPPPPAGVSSPPLWGSEIHLDELFGDRVTFGRRERATLEITAFARAHGYGEHFKAFYGPTIAARNNAEKNGRADEFDAALEAFCDKWNRGTHERARFEKEYLLSIGTKS
- a CDS encoding helix-turn-helix transcriptional regulator: MNEHKVPAGGRDLSAGEFYGEVLRTQAASQFVLSEISHARGRALPTHAHRAAYFSLLVDGRYAERYDGRCHEYEPLTVWWHRPGVVHDDAVGTGGGRFFNVELTAGGTQLLAQAGPSRRDFHEERTRVVWLACRLLRELRQWRPCSTLVAESLALELAGCALRHAERPPSSPPGWLARVVQQLHDEPHRRHSTAALAREAGVHPVHLAAVFRRFHRQSVGEYVRTMRVRQAALLLRRGDVSLAQAAVLLGFADQAHFTRVFGGVVGMPPGAFRRLLA